The [Clostridium] celerecrescens 18A genomic sequence AGGAAGGGTAATTTTACATTTGTTATATTTGGCATCATATTTATATAGACTCACACAATAGGCGGCTGTCGAGCGAGTTACTCGTGTCAGTCATACCAGCGGTTTTGGGATTGCTGAAAGAGAAAATGAAGCAAAGAGAAGACTGAAGAGAAGAACGAATATAATCATGGAATAAGGCGCCCTGTCTAACAAGAAATTTTATCAGACAGGGTGTCTTTGTCATAATAAAGTGTAGCTTACAGGGAAAAACGGCTCTTAATCTTCAGGATAAATAAGCTGGTCGTCATCAATTCCGTACAGCACAGAATCAAGGAATTTTCCAGCCAGGTATTTTGCCATTCCCAGATTCATGTCCAGGTAATTGCCGCAGTCTCTTGCAGCTGCTCCTGGCACCTCGCCTTCAAAATCCCGGATGAATTCGTACATTTCCGTGATCAATGGAACAATGTCTCTGGACCTGTAATCACCGGACAGCAGAAGGTAAAAGCCGGTACGGCAGCCCATAGGACCAAAGTACAGGATCCGGGCAGCAAAGAATTCATGGTTACGCAGGAAAGTGGCTCCCAGATGTTCCATGGTGTGGATTTCCGCTGTATTCATAACAGGCTCAAAATTGGGGCG encodes the following:
- a CDS encoding S-ribosylhomocysteine lyase; the protein is MEKITSFTIDHLKLLPGIYVSRRDQAGDSVITTFDIRMTRPNFEPVMNTAEIHTMEHLGATFLRNHEFFAARILYFGPMGCRTGFYLLLSGDYRSRDIVPLITEMYEFIRDFEGEVPGAAARDCGNYLDMNLGMAKYLAGKFLDSVLYGIDDDQLIYPED